A window of the Cannabis sativa cultivar Pink pepper isolate KNU-18-1 chromosome X, ASM2916894v1, whole genome shotgun sequence genome harbors these coding sequences:
- the LOC115723202 gene encoding uncharacterized protein LOC115723202 yields the protein MDRYQRVEKPKAEKPIDENEIRITSQGRMRNYITYAITLLQEKGSDEIVFKAMGRAINKTVTIVELIKRRVVGLHQNTSIGSTDITDTWEPLEEGLLPLETTRHVSMILITLSKKELNSTLIGYQPPIPADQVKPSTEFDYDGEGSPSGRGRGRNYRGRSKARGNGFASVDYEDGSWDLSRNNSRGRGFRGRGRGRSFRGRGRVGYNGTYVDTQQDGDYNQEGPVQGRGRGLSRGTRGRGRGFRSNVPIQVAA from the exons ATGGATCGGTACCAGAGAGTAGAGAAGCCAAAAGCTGAGAAGCCAATTGATGAAAATGAGATTAGGATTACGAGTCAGGGGAGGATGCGCAACTATATCACTTACGCCATCACTCTACTCCAG GAAAAAGGATCCGATGAAATTGTTTTTAAGGCAATGGGAAGAGCTATCAACAAGACAGTGACCATAGTGGAGTTAATTAAG AGAAGAGTTGTTGGTCTTCACCAAAATACGTCAATTGGATCCACAGACATTACTGATACATGGGAGCCCTTAGAGGAAGGCCTCTTGCC TTTGGAGACGACAAGACATGTTTCCATGATTTTAATCACCCTCTCAAAGAAGGAGTTGAACAGTACTTTAATTGG GTACCAGCCTCCCATACCTGCTGACCAGGTGAAGCCATCAACAGAATTTGATTACGATGGAG AGGGCTCACCAAGTGGTCGAGGTCGTGGTCGCAACTATCGAGGACGGTCAAAGGCCAGAG GGAATGGCTTTGCTTCCGTTGATTATGAAGATGGCAGTTGGGACTTGAGTCGGAACAATTCAAGAGGTAGAGGGTTCAGAGGTCGAGGGAGAGGAAGAAGTTTCCGTGGCCGTGGAAGGGTAGGGTATAATGGAACTTATGTTGATACACAGCAAGATGGAGATTACAATCAAGAAGGCCCTGTCCAAGGTCGTG GTCGAGGCCTCAGTAGGGGAACCCGGGGAAGGGGACGTGGGTTTAGATCAAATGTGCCGATCCAAGTAGCTGCATAA
- the LOC115725414 gene encoding uncharacterized protein LOC115725414, which yields MIAFEVMHYLKRKVHGKKGYMALKLDMSKAYDRVEWGYLRVVMLQMGFDQRWVNLIMTCVTSVWYSTFHNGHVMGPITPSRGIRQGDPLSTYLFIIYAEGFSALISRYVFCQANNGVTGNVLSLLRKFESASGQQVNLGKSSVFFSPNVHDQLHNSICSILHMPEASENSFYLGLPNIIGRNKNVILGFLKNKVLNRINSWTGKLLSSAGKEILLKTVVQYLPTYAMSVFLIPLGTCDEIEKLMARFW from the exons ATGATTGCTTTTGAAGTAATGCACTATCTCAAACGGAAGGTTCATGGTAAGAAAGGATATATGGCTCTAAAGCTTGATATGAGTAAAGCCTATGATCGTGTTGAATGGGGATACTTAAGAGTAGTTATGCTTCAAATGGGCTTTGATCAAAGGTGGGTTAACCTGATTATGACTTGTGTTACTAGTGTGTGGTACTCTACTTTTCATAATGGCCATGTCATGGGGCCGATCACACCATCCCGAGGTATCCGACAAGGTGATCCGCTTTCCACTTACTTGTTTATAATCTATGCTGAAGGTTTCTCGGCTCTTATCTCTCG TTATGTCTTTTGTCAAGCTAATAATGGTGTCACTGGTAATGTCTTATCCCTACTTCGGAAATTTGAAAGTGCGTCTGGCCAACAAGTTAATTTGGGGAAATCATCTGTTTTCTTCAGTCCAAATGTTCATGATCAACTTCACAATAGTATTTGCTCTATACTTCATATGCCTGAAGCTTCTGAAAATAGTTTTTACCTGGGGCTTCCTAATATAATTGGGAGGAATAAAAATGTTATTCTTGGTTTTCTTAAGAACAAGGTTTTGAATAGGATCAATAGCTGGACTGGTAAGTTGTTATCTAGTGCGGGTAAGGAGATTCTCTTAAAAACAGTGGTTCAATATCTTCCCACTTATGCTATGAGTGTCTTCCTTATCCCTCTCGGCACTTGTgatgaaattgagaaattaatgGCTCGGTTTTGGTGA
- the LOC133032334 gene encoding secreted RxLR effector protein 161-like has translation MDKSHPLSSPMVVRSLDVEKDHFRPREEHEELLGPEVPYLSAIGALMYLANCTRPDIAFSVNLLGRFSSAPTYRHWKGIKHILRYLQGTIDKGLFYSNNCGSQLIGYADAGYLSDPHKARSQTGYLFTCGDTAISWRSTKQTLVATSSNHAEILAIHEASRECVR, from the exons ATGGATAAATCACACCCATTGAGTAGCCCAATGGTAGTTAGGTCACTTGATGTAGAAAAAGATCATTTTCGACCTAGAGAAGAACATGAAGAGCTCCTTGGTCCAGAAGTACCATATCTTAGTGCAATAGGAGCATTGATGTATCTTGCTAATTGTACAAGACCTGATATAGCTTTCTCTGTCAATTTATTAGGAAGATTTAGTTCTGCTCCAACATATAGACATTGGAAAGGGATTAAGCACATACTCCGCTATCTCCAGGGTACTATTGATAAAGGATTATTCTATTCTAATAATTGTGGGTCACAACTTATTGGCTACGCAGATGcaggatatttatctgatccacaTAAAGCCAGATCTCAAACTGGCTATTTGTTCACTTGCGGTGACACTGCTATATCCTGGCGATCCACAAAGCAAACTCTGGTGGCTACTTCCTCAAATCATGCTGAGATACTTGCAATTCACGAGGCAAGTCGAGAATGTGTTCG ataa
- the LOC115725425 gene encoding uncharacterized mitochondrial protein AtMg00310-like — protein sequence MNWDRLSRPKDDGGLGFRLLHDFNLAMLAKQGWRFLCHPDSLASKIFKARYFPHDDFLSADLGRNPSFVWRSIWSSKDLVRQGVRRTIGTGSSTSIMHHPWLPDSSNP from the coding sequence ATGAATTGGGATCGTCTTTCTCGACCAAAAGATGATGGTGGGTTAGGTTTTCGTCTTCTCCATGATTTTAACCTGGCTATGTTAGCTAAACAAGGCTGGAGGTTCCTGTGTCATCCTGACTCTCTTGCCTCCAAGATCTTTAAAGCTCGCTATTTTCCCCATGATGATTTTCTTTCGGCGGATTTGGGTCGTAATCCTAGCTTTGTTTGGCGTAGCATTTGGAGTTCCAAAGACCTGGTCCGACAGGGTGTTAGACGAACTATAGGTACTGGTTCCTCAACGAGTATTATGCACCATCCCTGGCTCCCTGATTCTAGTAATCCTTAA